From a region of the Halomicrobium mukohataei DSM 12286 genome:
- a CDS encoding b(o/a)3-type cytochrome-c oxidase subunit 1 produces the protein MAHAHDDPTSESRAQSELTAGNRVAFVDQYPTAARVTRLCFGVSFTALLIGAVLGIVQALHRTNVFRGVISSVDYYTVLTGHGVLLALFFTIFFLSGVFSWGVARSLDRDLLSRRFSLFWFGLQLVGATAVALAIFGGFVGEIPFEADVLYTFYAPLQAHPLFYAGLAAWLVGTWLAGADWIRLYVHWRRDNGGERIPLQTFMVLTTTLMWYIATIGVAVEVLVFLLPLSLGLIDSVDPLLTRTLFWYFGHPVVYFWLMPAYFAWYTILPKLAGGRLFSDPLARVVFVLFLILSTPVGFHHQYADPGIAEGFKFVAMTNTMFLLLPSFLTAFTAVASIEYGARQRGGKGYLRWMTALPWSNPAFAGCALAGLMFAAGGFSGIVNAGMNINSLIHNTLWVPGHFHLTVGTASALTMMAISYWLYPQVTGKRLQFYGLAQIQPYVWFIGMALMSNAMHRAGLAGVPRRTAEPQYQQFSFEAVFGSVPEMRLQIAAGALLLTIGALLFVTVMVGTWLAERGRGRLRVDSHLPEPISGVSDSPRVLDNMKLWVVVAVVLVAIAYGFPIYSMLADGAFNPAAPPVPV, from the coding sequence ATGGCACATGCACACGACGACCCGACCAGCGAGAGCCGAGCACAATCCGAGCTGACTGCCGGCAATCGAGTTGCCTTCGTCGACCAGTATCCCACCGCGGCACGCGTGACGCGACTGTGCTTTGGCGTCTCGTTTACCGCCCTGTTGATCGGTGCGGTGCTCGGGATCGTCCAGGCGCTGCACCGAACGAACGTCTTTCGGGGCGTGATCAGCTCGGTCGACTACTACACGGTGCTGACCGGTCACGGCGTCTTGCTCGCGCTGTTCTTTACGATCTTCTTCCTCTCTGGGGTCTTCTCCTGGGGCGTCGCCCGGAGTCTCGACCGCGACCTCCTCTCGCGGCGCTTCTCGCTGTTCTGGTTCGGGCTCCAGCTCGTTGGTGCCACTGCGGTCGCCCTGGCTATTTTCGGCGGCTTCGTCGGCGAGATCCCGTTCGAGGCAGACGTGCTCTACACCTTCTATGCGCCCCTGCAGGCCCATCCGCTGTTCTACGCTGGACTGGCGGCGTGGCTCGTCGGCACGTGGCTCGCGGGAGCCGACTGGATCCGCCTGTACGTCCACTGGCGGCGTGACAACGGCGGTGAGCGGATCCCACTCCAGACGTTCATGGTGTTGACGACGACGCTGATGTGGTACATCGCTACCATCGGGGTCGCCGTCGAGGTGCTCGTGTTCCTCCTGCCGCTCTCGCTGGGGCTGATCGACAGCGTCGATCCGCTGTTGACTCGGACGCTGTTCTGGTACTTCGGCCACCCGGTCGTCTACTTCTGGCTCATGCCGGCGTACTTCGCGTGGTACACGATCCTGCCCAAGCTCGCCGGCGGCCGGCTGTTCAGCGACCCGCTCGCGCGCGTCGTGTTCGTCCTCTTCTTGATCCTCTCGACGCCCGTCGGATTCCACCACCAGTACGCGGACCCCGGGATCGCGGAAGGGTTCAAGTTCGTCGCGATGACCAACACGATGTTCCTGTTGCTCCCGAGCTTCCTCACCGCGTTTACCGCCGTCGCGAGCATCGAGTACGGCGCTCGACAGCGCGGCGGGAAGGGCTACCTTCGCTGGATGACCGCCCTGCCGTGGTCGAATCCGGCCTTCGCCGGGTGTGCGCTCGCCGGCCTGATGTTCGCCGCGGGCGGGTTCTCCGGGATCGTCAACGCGGGCATGAACATCAACTCGCTGATCCACAACACGCTGTGGGTGCCGGGCCACTTCCATCTCACCGTCGGGACGGCCAGCGCGCTGACGATGATGGCGATCAGCTACTGGCTGTACCCACAGGTCACGGGCAAGCGCCTCCAGTTCTACGGTCTCGCACAGATCCAGCCCTACGTCTGGTTCATCGGGATGGCCCTGATGTCCAACGCGATGCATCGGGCGGGACTGGCCGGCGTCCCGCGCCGGACCGCCGAGCCGCAGTACCAGCAGTTCTCCTTCGAGGCGGTCTTCGGATCGGTCCCGGAGATGCGGCTGCAGATCGCGGCCGGCGCTCTGCTGTTGACGATCGGTGCCCTGCTGTTCGTCACCGTGATGGTTGGCACCTGGCTCGCAGAGCGTGGCCGCGGACGGCTCCGTGTCGACAGCCACCTCCCCGAACCGATCTCTGGGGTCTCGGACAGTCCGCGCGTGCTGGACAACATGAAGCTGTGGGTCGTCGTGGCCGTCGTCCTCGTGGCTATCGCATACGGCTTCCCGATTTACTCGATGCTGGCAGACGGGGCGTTCAATCCGGCTGCTCCGCCGGTGCCCGTCTGA